One region of Bosea sp. 29B genomic DNA includes:
- a CDS encoding methyl-accepting chemotaxis protein, which produces MKSIRTQILGLIAIVAAGALVALGCALLAMTRIDTMNDRSSQQNHIALAAERLNAAVNLVVADSYLVYTARNPHFAGIAATTVEGGLARVEERRKDLAKLIPPAERERMEKISALITEFVAIRLETTRMVREISARAAEAWGNSDASKKNRATLQEEITSLSSFNETLANEVDAASSAFSEQVRTWLPVALIVVLGGAIFGALVFSRRSIIRPLVDLGGTMSRLTAGETQIEVPHTKRRDEIGEMARAVSVLRQSTEQVALLQEQERAASAARIRSADAMASVVSDVGEVVAAAAAGDFSARLQIDHGDEQMQKLVAGINEINAVVDSATTEFVAVLQALAAGDLTHQVPTAYHGRFAELKDAINETLSRLSATVSTIQTMSADVGLSAREINMGADDLSKRTEEQASSLEESAATTEELAASVKAAAQAAQQAVRQAGEAMQVAQAGGTIVTDAVSAMERIEQASKKISDITRVIDDIAFQTNLLALNAAVEAARAGDAGKGFAVVASEVRTLAQRSGEAAKDITGLISSSNTEVEAGVKLVRQAGDALTRIVSASQSVQATVSEVAAASSEQANGIEEMSQTVAHMDEMTQANAALAEQSAASAGALSSKIGELNALVSGFRTNESAGAASQQSAALVSASASEPGRLQQRAEAAFAQHKPAPRRDRAAPALMPAPARKVVNARGGDAGWEEF; this is translated from the coding sequence ATGAAATCCATCAGGACCCAGATTCTGGGGCTGATCGCGATCGTCGCGGCCGGCGCCTTGGTTGCACTCGGCTGCGCCTTGCTAGCGATGACCCGCATCGACACGATGAACGACCGTTCGTCGCAGCAGAACCACATCGCCCTCGCCGCCGAAAGGCTCAATGCCGCGGTCAACCTGGTCGTCGCCGATTCCTATCTCGTCTACACCGCTCGCAACCCGCATTTCGCCGGCATCGCCGCGACGACGGTCGAGGGCGGCCTCGCCAGGGTCGAGGAACGTCGCAAGGATCTCGCCAAGCTCATCCCGCCGGCCGAGCGCGAGCGCATGGAGAAGATCAGCGCGCTGATCACTGAATTCGTCGCCATCAGGCTCGAGACGACGCGCATGGTCCGCGAAATCTCGGCCCGGGCGGCGGAAGCCTGGGGCAACAGCGACGCCAGCAAGAAAAACCGCGCGACGCTGCAGGAAGAGATCACTTCACTGAGCAGCTTCAACGAGACGCTCGCCAACGAGGTCGATGCAGCCTCGAGCGCCTTTTCGGAGCAGGTGCGGACCTGGCTGCCCGTCGCGCTGATCGTGGTGCTCGGCGGCGCGATCTTCGGCGCGCTGGTCTTCTCGCGGCGCTCGATCATCCGCCCTCTTGTCGACCTCGGCGGCACGATGAGCCGCCTGACGGCCGGCGAGACCCAGATCGAGGTGCCGCATACCAAGCGCCGCGACGAGATCGGCGAGATGGCCCGGGCAGTCTCGGTGCTGCGCCAGAGCACCGAGCAGGTCGCGCTGCTGCAGGAGCAGGAGCGCGCCGCCTCCGCCGCCCGGATCCGCTCGGCCGATGCGATGGCCTCGGTGGTGTCGGATGTCGGCGAGGTCGTCGCGGCAGCGGCTGCCGGCGATTTCTCGGCCCGGCTCCAGATCGATCATGGCGACGAGCAGATGCAGAAGCTGGTCGCCGGGATCAACGAGATCAATGCGGTGGTCGACAGCGCCACCACGGAGTTCGTCGCGGTGCTGCAGGCGCTTGCTGCCGGCGACCTGACCCATCAGGTGCCGACGGCCTATCACGGCCGCTTCGCCGAATTGAAGGATGCGATCAACGAGACGCTGTCGCGACTGTCGGCGACCGTCAGCACGATCCAGACCATGTCGGCGGATGTCGGCCTGTCGGCGCGCGAGATCAATATGGGAGCGGACGATCTCTCCAAGCGGACCGAGGAGCAGGCCTCCTCGCTGGAGGAGAGCGCCGCGACCACCGAAGAGCTGGCTGCCTCGGTCAAGGCCGCGGCCCAGGCCGCCCAGCAGGCGGTCCGCCAGGCCGGCGAAGCGATGCAGGTCGCACAGGCCGGCGGCACCATCGTCACCGACGCGGTCTCGGCAATGGAGCGCATCGAGCAGGCCTCGAAGAAAATCTCCGACATTACCCGCGTGATCGACGACATCGCCTTCCAGACGAATCTGCTCGCGCTCAATGCGGCGGTGGAAGCGGCGCGGGCCGGCGATGCCGGCAAGGGCTTTGCGGTCGTCGCTTCGGAAGTCCGCACGCTCGCCCAGCGCTCGGGCGAGGCCGCCAAGGACATCACCGGCCTGATCTCCTCTTCGAACACCGAGGTCGAAGCAGGTGTGAAGCTGGTTCGCCAGGCCGGTGATGCACTGACCCGCATCGTCTCCGCCTCGCAGAGCGTCCAGGCGACGGTCTCCGAGGTCGCTGCCGCCTCGAGCGAACAGGCCAACGGCATCGAGGAGATGAGCCAGACCGTCGCCCATATGGACGAGATGACCCAGGCCAATGCTGCGCTCGCCGAACAGAGCGCCGCCTCGGCCGGTGCGCTGTCGAGCAAGATCGGCGAGCTCAACGCCCTGGTCTCCGGCTTCCGGACCAATGAGAGCGCCGGCGCCGCCTCGCAACAGTCGGCTGCGCTCGTATCGGCCAGCGCTTCCGAGCCCGGACGGCTGCAGCAGCGTGCGGAAGCCGCCTTTGCCCAGCACAAGCCGGCACCGCGCCGCGACCGTGCAGCGCCTGCTCTCATGCCGGCCCCTGCCCGCAAGGTCGTCAATGCCCGTGGCGGCGACGCGGGCTGGGAAGAGTTCTGA
- the topA gene encoding type I DNA topoisomerase — protein sequence MKLLVVESPAKAKTINKYLGPDYEVIASFGHIRDLPAKDGSVDPENDFAMLWETEGRGAKQVAEIARAAKNAEKVILATDPDREGEAISWHVLEALNQKRAIKGIPVERVTFNAVTKDAVQKALANPRPIDQALVDAYLARRALDYLVGFTLSPVLWRKLPGARSAGRVQSVALRLVSDREREIEAFRAREYWSLVATLATASGATFDARLSGADGKKITRLDIGTGDEAAAFKAALETARFSVAEVEAKPVRRHPQPPFQTSTLQQEASRKLGMAPARTMQVAQRLYEGVDIGGETVGLITYMRTDGVDMDGSAITAARRVIGKEFGDNYVPDAPRKYTVKAKNAQEAHEAIRPTDLGRLPAMVSRHLEPEQAKLYELIWKRTIASQMESASMERTTVDIAAQVGARALELRATGQVVLFDGFLTLYQESRDDEEDEDSKKLPPMKAGDPLEKRAIAADQHFTEPPPRFSEASLVKRMEELGIGRPSTYAATLATLRDREYVRIEKKRLVPEDKGMLVTAFLESFFKRYVEFDFTASLEEKLDLVSSGDVDWKVLLREFWDEFTKSIGETKELRVGDVLEALNGILGQHVFPQRADGGDPRSCQVCGTGTLSLKLGKFGAFVGCSNYPECRFTRPLTVSAADGEASAEGGQAVNGVRILGKDPVTDLEVTARDGRFGPYIQLGDGEKPKRSSLPKGQTVGSLTLEKALALLSLPREVAKHPTSGEPILAGIGRYGPYVQHGKTYANIDKEDDILEIGANRAIDLIVAKESGAGGRRFGNAAATPGRELGEHPQGGKMEVRAGRYGPYVAWGKVYATLPKTMAQESITTEQAIELVNAKAAAGGGTKSKTKAPVKKPVAAKKPAAAKKAPAKAKSAKAKKAGAAEG from the coding sequence ATGAAGCTCCTCGTCGTCGAGTCGCCGGCCAAGGCCAAGACGATCAACAAATATCTGGGCCCGGACTACGAGGTCATCGCCTCGTTCGGGCACATTCGCGATCTCCCCGCGAAGGACGGCTCGGTCGATCCCGAGAACGACTTCGCCATGCTGTGGGAGACCGAGGGACGCGGCGCCAAGCAGGTCGCCGAGATCGCGCGGGCGGCCAAGAACGCCGAGAAGGTCATTCTCGCAACCGACCCGGATCGCGAGGGCGAGGCGATCTCCTGGCACGTGCTGGAGGCGCTGAACCAGAAGCGGGCGATCAAGGGCATCCCGGTCGAGCGCGTCACCTTCAACGCCGTGACCAAGGATGCGGTGCAGAAGGCGCTGGCCAATCCGCGCCCGATCGACCAGGCGCTGGTCGACGCCTACCTCGCCCGCCGCGCCCTCGACTATCTCGTCGGCTTCACCCTCTCGCCGGTGCTCTGGCGCAAGCTCCCCGGCGCCCGCTCGGCCGGCCGCGTGCAATCGGTCGCGTTGCGCCTGGTCAGCGACCGCGAGCGCGAGATCGAGGCCTTCCGGGCACGCGAATACTGGTCGCTGGTCGCGACGCTCGCGACCGCCAGCGGCGCCACCTTCGACGCGCGCCTCAGCGGCGCCGACGGCAAGAAGATCACGCGGCTCGACATCGGCACAGGCGATGAGGCCGCGGCCTTCAAGGCCGCATTGGAGACCGCGCGATTCTCTGTCGCCGAAGTCGAGGCCAAGCCGGTCAGGCGCCACCCCCAGCCGCCTTTCCAGACCTCGACGCTGCAGCAGGAGGCCTCGCGCAAGCTCGGCATGGCCCCGGCCCGCACCATGCAGGTGGCACAGCGTCTCTATGAGGGCGTCGACATCGGCGGCGAGACCGTCGGCCTGATCACCTATATGCGTACCGACGGCGTCGACATGGACGGCTCGGCGATCACGGCGGCGCGGCGGGTCATCGGCAAGGAGTTCGGCGACAACTACGTGCCGGACGCTCCGCGCAAATACACGGTCAAGGCCAAGAACGCGCAGGAAGCGCACGAGGCCATCCGCCCGACCGATCTCGGCCGTCTGCCGGCGATGGTCTCGCGCCATCTCGAGCCGGAGCAGGCCAAGCTCTACGAGCTGATCTGGAAGCGCACCATCGCCAGCCAGATGGAATCGGCCTCGATGGAGCGCACCACGGTCGACATCGCCGCCCAAGTCGGCGCCCGCGCGCTCGAACTGCGCGCGACCGGTCAGGTCGTGCTCTTCGACGGCTTCCTGACGCTCTATCAGGAGAGCCGCGACGACGAGGAAGACGAGGACTCCAAGAAGCTGCCCCCGATGAAGGCCGGCGATCCGCTGGAGAAGCGCGCCATCGCCGCCGACCAGCATTTCACCGAACCGCCGCCGCGCTTCTCGGAAGCGAGCCTGGTCAAGCGCATGGAAGAGCTCGGGATCGGGCGCCCTTCCACCTATGCCGCGACGCTGGCGACGCTGCGCGACCGCGAATATGTCCGGATCGAGAAGAAGCGCCTCGTACCCGAGGACAAAGGCATGCTGGTCACGGCGTTCCTGGAGAGCTTCTTCAAGCGTTATGTCGAGTTCGACTTCACGGCGAGCCTGGAGGAGAAGCTCGATCTGGTCTCCAGCGGCGATGTCGACTGGAAGGTCCTGCTGCGCGAGTTCTGGGACGAATTCACCAAGTCGATCGGCGAGACCAAGGAGCTGCGCGTCGGCGACGTGCTCGAGGCGCTGAACGGTATCCTGGGTCAGCACGTCTTCCCGCAGCGTGCCGATGGCGGCGACCCGCGCAGCTGCCAGGTCTGCGGCACCGGCACGCTCTCGCTCAAGCTCGGCAAGTTCGGCGCCTTCGTCGGCTGCTCGAACTATCCCGAATGCCGATTCACCCGCCCGCTCACGGTGTCCGCCGCTGATGGCGAGGCGTCTGCCGAAGGCGGGCAGGCCGTCAATGGCGTCCGCATCCTCGGCAAGGATCCGGTCACCGATCTCGAAGTCACTGCGCGAGACGGTCGCTTCGGCCCCTATATCCAGCTTGGCGACGGCGAGAAGCCGAAGCGCTCAAGCCTGCCCAAGGGCCAGACCGTCGGCTCGCTGACGCTGGAGAAGGCGCTCGCCTTGCTCTCGCTGCCGCGCGAGGTCGCGAAGCATCCGACCAGTGGCGAGCCGATCCTCGCCGGCATCGGCCGATACGGACCTTACGTCCAGCACGGCAAGACCTACGCCAATATCGACAAGGAAGACGACATCCTCGAGATCGGCGCCAACCGCGCCATCGACCTGATCGTCGCCAAGGAGAGCGGCGCGGGTGGCCGCCGCTTCGGCAATGCCGCGGCGACACCGGGACGTGAGCTCGGCGAGCATCCGCAGGGCGGCAAGATGGAGGTCAGGGCCGGCCGCTACGGGCCCTATGTCGCCTGGGGCAAGGTCTACGCCACTCTGCCGAAAACGATGGCGCAGGAGAGCATCACCACCGAGCAAGCGATCGAACTGGTCAACGCCAAGGCGGCAGCCGGCGGTGGCACCAAAAGCAAGACGAAGGCGCCGGTCAAGAAGCCCGTGGCTGCTAAGAAGCCAGCGGCTGCCAAGAAGGCACCGGCGAAGGCCAAGAGCGCCAAGGCCAAGAAAGCCGGCGCCGCCGAGGGCTGA
- the panB gene encoding 3-methyl-2-oxobutanoate hydroxymethyltransferase, which produces MSSQNRTSRLTSLDIRGRKGGEPLVALTAYTAPMAKIVDEVADIALVGDSLGMVVYGLDSTVPVTLEMMSLHGQAVTRSTTRALVVIDMPFGSYEESREQAFRNAARLLKETGAGAVKLEGGARMAETVRFLVERGVPVMGHVGLTPQAVNTLGGYKAQGRSKAEWPALIADATAIADAGAFSLVIEAVAEPLAVEITKKVAIPTIGIGASAACDGQVLVLDDMLGLTGRVPKFVKAYGDLAAQARAAVRAYAAEVHSRQFPGEAHVYALKAE; this is translated from the coding sequence ATGTCGTCGCAAAACCGGACAAGTCGGCTGACCTCGCTCGATATCCGCGGACGCAAGGGCGGCGAGCCGCTCGTCGCCCTGACCGCCTATACCGCGCCGATGGCGAAGATCGTCGACGAGGTCGCGGACATCGCCCTGGTCGGCGACTCGCTCGGCATGGTCGTCTACGGCCTCGACAGCACCGTCCCGGTGACGCTGGAGATGATGAGCCTGCACGGCCAGGCCGTGACGCGCTCAACGACACGGGCGCTCGTCGTGATCGACATGCCCTTCGGGAGCTATGAGGAAAGCCGCGAACAGGCCTTCCGTAACGCCGCCCGGCTGCTCAAGGAGACTGGCGCCGGGGCCGTGAAGCTCGAAGGCGGCGCGAGGATGGCCGAGACCGTGCGCTTCCTGGTCGAGCGCGGCGTGCCGGTGATGGGCCATGTCGGCCTGACGCCGCAGGCGGTCAATACGCTCGGTGGCTACAAGGCGCAGGGTCGCAGCAAGGCCGAGTGGCCGGCCCTCATCGCCGACGCCACGGCGATTGCCGATGCCGGGGCATTCTCCCTGGTGATCGAGGCGGTGGCCGAGCCGCTGGCGGTAGAGATCACCAAAAAGGTCGCGATTCCAACCATCGGGATCGGCGCCTCGGCTGCCTGCGACGGGCAGGTCCTCGTTCTCGACGACATGCTGGGCCTTACCGGCCGCGTGCCGAAATTCGTGAAGGCCTATGGCGATCTCGCAGCACAGGCCCGGGCGGCGGTGCGCGCCTACGCCGCCGAGGTGCACAGCCGCCAGTTCCCCGGTGAAGCACATGTCTACGCGTTGAAAGCGGAGTGA